One Camelus ferus isolate YT-003-E chromosome 19, BCGSAC_Cfer_1.0, whole genome shotgun sequence genomic window, acatggatggatgtagagattatcatactaagtgaagtaagtcagagatagacaaatatatgatatcccttatatgtgggaatctaaaaaaaagtatacaaatgaacttatttacaaaacagaaacagactcacagacatagaaaataaacttatgagtacaaaaggggaaggggggaaggataaattaggaatttgggattaacagatacaaaccactatatacaaaatacataaacaacaaggacctaccatataacacagggaactatatttaatatcttataataatctataatggaaaaagatctgaaaaagaatatgttaatcactttgctgtacacctgaaactaatacaatgttgtaaatcaaccatacctcaataaaaaattaataaataaatataatgtctTAAAGATTGTTTCATATtaatacacatattcttttaaTAGCTGTTCTTTTTAACAGATGCATATAAATAGTTACACTATTTACAGCCTATATAACTATTATTGATAGATAATTGATAGATAACCAGGTTGTTTCCAGTCCTTGGTGCTGCAagtaatgctacagtgaacatctTGAAACATACATCTTTGTGCATGTGTCCAACTTCAGCTATAGATTCATTTCCTATAAATGATTGCTGTGTTAAAGattatgtgaatttaaaatttgaagagaaagtGCCAaacaaactgctttccaaagatGTTGGTCCATGTTTTAAGTCTGCAAAGTTTGCATTCTCCTCCATAAtgtatctgtttattttcatgaaaCACGTCCTTCCCCAAATATTCTTTGCCATATTGACTAGCCAGCAAGTCATGCTGTATGGAGCCACTGGCTTTGTCCAGGTCTGGTAACACTCTTGTGGGATTCCACCTTAAACTTGGTATGATCTGACTCCTGCtctccctcagcttcctcctgtACCACCCCAGCCTCCACCATACTGACTTCCTCCTGGTTGCTCTTTGTTGGCCATATCTGGAGTTGACTTGAAGCGATGTAATGGGCACTCTGGTGGAAAATAAGGTCCCAAAGGATCCCTGAAGCCTCTTGTAAAAGTTGTACACTAGGCTGTCTCTCCAGAGCAATTAGGGAGCCCTAGAGGGAGTAAAAGAGTCAGAGTGCTAGGTGGCATTTTAGGAAGATTATTTGTTCCTTAGTCTGCTTCTTTCTTCCAACACTCAAAACAGCCTTCACCAATGACCTCCACATTATTCAATCCAGTGGGCAGTCTTCAATCCTGACTTCCAAATCTTGACATTTGTGAAGGCCAATTTTCCTTGACCTCTTGCATCACTTGAGAGTTGTTAATCCCTGCCGCTTGTAGCTAGTCTCCCTTGGTTCATGTGTCTCTACgctcctgttttccttttccctttctggctGTCCTTTATTAGTTTGTCACGATCTCCTTTTCCATCAGGGAAAACTGTCCCATGTCAGAGTTGTGTAAGATATGATCTAAGCTGATATAATCTTTCTCTCCTACTCTTTTTCTCATGACCTATTAGGAGATTGtaaaatcaatttagtgggtcatataagcatttataaaagaatgaagcaatagaataaaaaatatcagAGCATACCATCCACAGGGataattctatttctttatgtatataaACTTACTgctttatatataagtatacacatgtatgtgtctGATGGCTGCAATGTAAAATGTATATCTTACTTGTGCGATGCAGTTaaacagtttgaaaaccattgctATAAGACATCCATGTTTATTTCTCAAGCCCAGAACCCTCCTTAGAACCTAAGACCTATGGATATTGAAACATCCATTCCACACCTTCTCTTAGACATCCTCTATAGATACCTCAAACTCAACACAGCCAAAATTAAACTCAAGACCTTTGTTCCAAACttggattttctcctttgttttgcaACTTAGGGAATGGCCCCACCATCTACCCAATTGCAGAAGCTGGAAACCTGGGTGTCATCCTTGGTACTTAACCTTTCCTCCAGCCTGTGTCTGAATCTTATTGATTTAAACTCCTAAAAATCTCTTGACCCTGCCTGCTTTTCTTAATCTCCATCATCCAGGTCCAAGTTACCCTCATCTGTCACCTTGGTAAACTGGACTGCTTCCTACTTGGGCTTCCCTCCGACCCATTCTCTACAAAGTATTATGAATGGGCTTTTAAGAATATTATCCTGATCTATCACTTCCTTGCTTAAAAATCTTTCAGTGGCACCTCGTCATTCTTAGACTCAAATTCTAAACCAGGCTGCCTAGCACCCTCAAGATCTCCAGCCTTACTTTGTAGCATTATCTCCCTCCCCGTCTCTGCACTGTAGCCACAGTGGCTGTATCAGATGTGATCAGTTGGCGGATTGCTTCCAGTCCCACTTTTTATGTGTCTTCTGTGCCTCACAtgctgaaaagcaaaaataattcctgactcccttgcagctaaggtTCCAGCAATTAGGTGTACTTGCATGAGGTTTGAAAGGTGGAAGTAGGCAGAAGTCAAacaattttagttgtttttgcTTGTAGGTAAGATTGTGGAGACACTAGAATATGGTCTGTGACTTCAAGGAATTGGCATTTCACTGTTCTAGCAGTAACACTGGCAGTGGCATCCTGTCCTTGGTGGCAGTTTCCGCAGTATGTCCTCAAACTCAGCCTTTCCAGTGATGGCCTCCTGGCTCCTTTCTGACTATGAAAGCGGTGGTATCTCCACTGGTAGGTCAGTTCTGTGGTGTTCTGGGAGTCATTCCAGCCTAGAGACCATCACTTTCTTCAATACCTAGAATGGTTTCTGTTTCTGAGCACTGGACTACTTTTGTTTTCTAGAATTGGCCATGCCTCCTCCCACTATAGGGTTGTTATATTTGTTACCCCGTAGGCAAATGTAGGCTAATACCATGGCCACCACTAAACCCCCACCTCATCTCTCAATTAACTCTTTATATACTCTTGATCTCAGTTCAAACATTTTGTCTGGGAAGTTATCCCCGATCCCCCAAGACCAGATCAGTTTTCCTTGTTAAACGTATCACTCCATCTGTTTCTTTCAATGTATTATCATAGATTATAACTATGTATTTGTGTGACTCTAGACTTTGAGACACAGGGGACTTGACTATTTTGCTGTATTCCATTGCCTTAAAAGAGATGGTGCATTTAAAACACagtgtgttaaatgaatgaatggaatggaGGCGGCTAGAGAGGAGGGTGTTAGGACAAAATCAAGCCTCTTGTAACACTGATAAGCCCTGTGTCACCTTCTCTTGGACTTTTCCCAAACATATCTTCCTGTGACTCTCTAGCCAGCCTGAACATGCCCTGTGCTTTAGCCTCCAGGTCTTTGCACAGGCTGCTATCTGTTGCTTGGATatgtcttccctcttctcttgacTCGTCTTCATCTTGCAGGTTTCAGTCAAGACATCACCATCTCTTCTAGGAGACCTATGCTTGAGACAATTCTATAGTCTTCTTCCAGAACATTTAAACATActtaatattatttgaaaaactgCTTATTACTTATCTGTATCTCACTCTGCAAGAGCACACCATCTTATTCATGGGTGAATGCAGAGAATCTTGCATGGGGCCTGGCTCTCATAGCCTTCAGGATTGTTgaaagctgaatgaatgaatgtcagcTAAATCAGCCAAACTCAGTCTGGGGAATCTTGACACTTCCCCCACTAGGGGCCCATGAACAGTGGGAGACTGTAATTTGGGGGCTGTGAGATcaggagaggaagctgggggaggTTTGTTCCGCTCCAGCCAGTGGCTCAATccccagagcaggcaggaggccctggagcagatcctggggggggggggggaggatggGTAGGGAAACCATTTCTTCCTCTGCACTCTCCAgttggttggggggaggggcagagagagggaagatTCCTTCCAAGGAGGCTCACTGGCACAGTGCCTGCtcagaggaagggggcagggacgATGATGAATGCAGGctttctcccagcctccagccctgtgAGGGAGGGTAACCTGTGGCAGAGACGGGAAAgatgagggggagagagaggacaggaggggGAATTGGGAAGGAAAGAGCGTGTTTGCCTTGGGAAACAGGAAGAAGGGCTGAGCTGGCTCTGAAAGGCAGGATTTCCAAGAGCCAACCAGACCTCAACCACACCAGGTCAACTCTGGAAACATCCTCAAATCACTGGGTCATAGAATCAATACACTGAGGACACTAATTCTTACGATCAGATCATCCTATCATCTCAGAGCTAGAAAATCTGTCAGACGGTTGTGTCTGCGGTTTCTAGCGCTAGCTTGGAGGAGGGACTCAGCTCTATTGGAAGTTTCCTggactctttctttcttcctcccttatAGCAGGAAgagatggcattttttttaagcctgtgAATACTGTGTATCCAATTCCAGAACACAATAATTTTAAGATGCTGAAGTGACATCTTACCTGGGGTCTTTCTCACTGGTTTGTAATCTCCAGGGCACAGTTCCTCTCACTCATGTTAGTACCATGCAGAACTGTGGTCTCAAACCTGGCTGCCCATCAGAATTGCTTGGGGGTGCTTACTAGAAATATTTTCACTCACTCCGGTGATTCTGATTCCTGGGAGCTGAGTTAGGGCTTAGCAGTGTGCTAAGTGACTGTGATGCACAGGGCTAGATAACAACTTCCTAGGGCCTGGGACAACATAGTAGGTGTTAAGTGTTGCCTGCAGGGGCTGGGTACGTATTTGCAGGGTAAACAAATGGTGTGTAGGAAGCCTGGGTTGAAACCAGAGTCTGTGTACCTATGCATCTAACAATGGGAAAAGAAATAGTGCAGCAGTGTTAGTAAtacaaaagataaatatttattcagaacaAAACTTTTAACAATCGATTTTACATTCTAAGCCACAAGGAAATAGCAAAACATAAAgcagaggaaagacaaaaaactaaaagaaaaagcagcataCTGTCTTTTCTACTTTAACTTGTAACACTTAGTTGGCCCAATGCCCTTTTGCTTGCCTAGTTCACAAGTACATTTTAGAGTTAACAGCTCACTTGTAATAATTCCGGTTAAAACTGCCTTTCTCTTTAGAGTCAGGAGGTTGCAGATGAGCTCCAGTGAGCTGCTTCTCTGGGGTTTATAGCTACTGAGGCTAAGGTGCAAATGTAAACCTTTGGTAGGTTTCCTTACTCAGAAGCACCTCTATTTCTCATTGATGCCAATGAGTGGGGAAGGGTTAGGCCACAGAGGACCTGGCCCACCTTAATCCAGATATGGTACCCCAAGGAGCAAGGAGCACATCCTGTATTATGTTCCTTTGTCCCTTCCGTATCTCCTAAGAATTCAAAAGCCCCAGCTAAATCTTCTGCTTTCTCCCCCAGTTGATTTCTTAGCATTCTTCTGGGCTCATTATTCTGGAGAACAGACTTTCTGGACCCTCAAGTGTTGAGGAAAATGTTGTGAAGTGTGAGAGGTAGTGAAATGAGCACCAGGCTTGGGGGCAGGGAACTCTACTCTAGGCTAGCTCTGGCACCAGACAGCGGTGTGATTTTGACATattcatttaacctctctggatcTGTTTCATCGGTTGGAAAACCAGAGATTGGTCAAAAtcaatttttccatctttttcagcAGGAAAATTCTAGATTCCATGATTCTGTGAAGAATGGCTTCTGAGCCACAAAAAGCGCTGTCACAAAATCCAAGCATTTTAATGCCGTAAGAGAGGCCCTTGGCCACCATTCAGAGCTTATTGACTCAGATTACATACACTTCTAACAACACTGGTTTCACAAATTCTCAGACCACATAGATTAGAAGCAGCAAATTAAAAGGGGAAGGGACGAGTTGCAAAAGATAGACACCCTGACAGAAGCCACAGTCAACAATGTTCTCAATTCAACAAACAATGGTGGCGTGCCTACCATGTGCTGGGCCCTAATGCAGCGCACTAGCGCTGGGGCGTAAGGGCGAACATGGCAGCCCACAAGGTGAAAATATGGGAAGACGACAAGGCGTGGGGAGTAAAAGGtaccagaaaaaaaatcccccaatacaaatataaaaacaaaatataaaaaaggaagggGTGACATATCTGCACACGACAGTTCTCGGTAGTGTTACTGATGACAGAGTCACCAAATTCAGGAAAGGCTGACGTGGAGTAAACTCGGTTTAGGAAGGCAGAGCGAGATGTCTCTTGTAGGTTTAGGAAAATCTCCTTCAAAAACgattaaaaaatggttttaaaaaagttttggcACTTAAGAAGGGGTAAGCTGGCTCTGTGTTCACCGTGGCAGGCAAGCGGGTGTTCAGTGCCCGGCCACGCCGGTTAGCTGAGCTGCCACGGAATTGTGAACTGCTTTGGGACACTGGGCAAAGGCGTGTCCTCGTTTGCCACAGAGGTTGCACACGATGCCCTTCCGGCAGTAAGGGCTGAGGTGCCCCTCTTCCCCGCACCTGAAGCACCTGTCCTGTGTGCAGCTGCCGCTCATGTGGGTCCGGGAACCACATTTAAAGCACGTCTTGGGCTGCCCCTTGTACCAGCTGTAGCCCCTCTCGGCCCCCAGGAAGAAGGCCCCGGGCAGGTGCCTGACCCCGCCCTCCCCCTGGCGCAGCTCGATCTCGCACTTGTACTCCCCGGTCCAGATCCCAAACCTGTCGGTCACTTTCACCGGCACGGCCAGGACATCGCAGTGGCGCTTGAGCCAGGTCACGATGTCCTCCACGTCCACCGTCTCGTTCCGGAAGAGGATGAAGAGCGTCTTCAAGCTGGACTTGCTCCGCCCCAGCACCACAAAGTTCTCCCAGCAGTCCTCCTGTTCGCGCTTCTCCTCGTAGACGCGTAGGAACAGGGCCAGCTTCTCCGCCGAGCGGAAGCTCACGTCGAACTCGCGGCTGCCAGGGATCTGGATGACCGCGTAGATGTCGCTCGGGTCCATGCCTATGGAGCGCAGGATGAGCGCGCCCACCACGAAGTCCCGGGTCGGGCAGGCGCCCTCGTCTCCCTGGAAACAGATGCGCACGAGAAAGCGGCCCTTGCCCGGGCCCACCGCGGGGCCCGTTGCCGCCGCCTGCTCGTCCTGGGGGAGCCGCTCGGTCGCGTCCTCGGCCGCGCCGGGCCTGGCGGGGGCCGCCATGGCCGCCCCCTCCGCCTTCTTCCTCCTACCCGTCTCTGCTGAGCCCTTCTTCTTACGGACGTCCGCCGCCTCGCCGGGCGGGTCTCTCCGGCGGCCCTTCGTGTCCCCGCGGCCGGCCGGGGGGAAGTCACCGAGGCCCGGCGGCGCCAGGCCCGCGGAGGCGCCGAGCCCGCTGCCCGCGCCGCTGCCTGCGCCGCTGCCGCTTTCTTCCTCCCGCCGCGGCGGCCGGGACTCGCGGAACTCGCCCTTTTTCTCGGCCAGGTTCTTCACCACCTGGGCCCAGCCCATCTTCTCGCGGCCGCCCTCGGCCTCCTCGGCCCGGGCTGCTGGGCGCGCGGGGGGCAGGAGCTGCGGCcgccccctcttcctctcctcctccgcGCCGCCGCCGGTGGCCATTTTACCTCCTTCCCAGCATCCTCCACTCGCTCCCGCAGCCAAAGGGCGCCCATcgcgcgcgcccgcccgcccggagCTGTGGgggtttgggctttttttttttttttttttttgaaattcgaTGCTTCTCTCCCCCGCCCCGCCGAAGGTATTTACTTGAGGCCAGCGCCGGCCGGGAGCCCCCGGACAACGGCCCGGCTGCGTTTCCGCCAGTGCTCGCTCCAGCCACACCTACGCACCGAAGCTGGACGGGGAGCTTGGAGCGGGTCCCTGTCCCTTGCGAGGGTTTGGCAGCCTTGGGCCTCGCTCTCGAGGATTTGGTATTTCGCAAGCGGTCTTCGATGATTTCATTCAAGCAGCTTTACTAACGGCCCACAGCCCGAAGGCGGGACAGAACTGAGGAAGATTTCgcccattttgttttcatttttgtagtttttcaattaaaaaaaagaaagacaaacctGGCTTTCCCTCCTTCCAAAGCAGATCACAATGCATTATTTTAACAACGTTGGATTATGGGCATGTTCAAACATACAGGAAGTTGAAAGAATTTTGCAGTGAATATTTTAcctttaactttttaacttttaattttctatcattaacattttactatactttATCATACTACACTTCTATCCATCAGTCCTTAGTTTTTGATACGTTTCCAAGTTTCCAAGTGAGTCATATGGCGTTATTTTTAAACAAGACCTCCATCATATTCATGATGACAATTCTGTTGAGCGCTATGTGCCCAGTACGGTTCTAAGCATGTTGCAAGCTTTATAACGTGGAATCTTCCAAAACAATGCTGTAATTATACCCATTTCACGGGAAGCAGGGGCTTGGAGATAGGGCTTAAATCACTTGGCCAAGTGGCGGAGTTAATAGGCAGCCCTATGTGTAGGTGGCTTGTATTTATTCTCCATCTTTGCTTCTGACATTGTGGATCAAGGACTGTTTTGATCAGACTTTACAGGAAACCTCATAAAGACACAGGTTCCCGAACTAAAGTTAGCACTGgactctctgctcctccctcatCTGTCTGAACTGGTGCTTCAGCAAGACAGATAAAACTTGGGTGATTGAGGGGATGGGGTTAACATCACCTTTTGTCATCCTGCTTTCTTTACCATTCCTGCGTGGATTTCAGGATGCTCCAGTGAGCTTTAGTGAAAGAAAAGATGGATTGTGGAGTCAGGGAGACCCTAGTTTTAATCTGACTGCTTCAGATCTCAGCTTGATAACaggtggtgggggaggcaatGACCTCAGTTTTCATAGCTCAATTTGCTCATCCATAACAAAGGGATATTAAAATCTACTTGCAGAGGACTAATGTGGGTATTCAAGGAGATAACATGTGTCAAAGATCTTGGTCCACAATGGATTTCTAGAAAAGGttattcttcctttctgcctGTGTTGGATTCCTTCCTATTTCTTTTGCAGTTCTACTTAGTTTGGGAGTCCCTGTGACTTCTTAAGATGTTTCCCTTTACCCCAATTCCAGTTTTGGTCTCAGCATCTCCAATTCTTGTGCTGCTTGAACCTTCCAGTTCCCTCACTTCATAACCCCTCAGGGGCTTTCCTCCATCACTTCTCTACCACACATGCCCACGATAGATCGATAGTACTCAGATCGTTAACCAGAAACAAGGTCAGATTCACACATTCCACTCTTTCATTGAGGAGGATATTTACATAACAAAACAACCTGTCCGTTTTAAATAATCTCTTTTATTCCTCTTACCCTAACTCTCCACCTCAGCTAACCAGCACACAATCAAATATCTACAAGGGTCAGGGAAGTGCCTTAAATAAGGAAATGTGCTGGGGGAACTTATCTCAAGGGGCAGTTACTAGTCAACTCCAGCTGATTACTGCTCCCACTGTGGCCAGATCTTCCTGTTTTTAAAGAGAAGTCTGaactctggtttcttttttttaatgggaaacattcttccttctccttcttcttcaagATTGTCTCAGCTATATTTGGATCctccgtataaattttagaaccagCCTGCTGAGTTCCAGGAAACCACTTTTGGGGATTTTAATTAGACTTGCATTGCATTTATACAGCATTGCCATGTTATAATAATGAGTCTCCCCACTTATGACCCTAGCATTAAAAGGCTAGTTAGGAGCCTGTGGAGGAGGTATGATTTGATATGGACTTTGAAAGGAGAAGCAGGTTTTGGAGACCTAGACATTACcacttttttttgtgggggataggggaggcaattaagtttatttctttacttacttatttttggaggagattcTGGGggctgaacctaggaccttgtgcataagcgctctaccacttgagctacaccctcccccctggaATGCACTTTTAAATCTATGCTCTATCTGGCAAATGTGGGGTGTGGAGAGAGAACTGGAGTGGGGCAAGGATGGCAGCAGGGACTATAGTCCAGGGGTGAAAGGAAAGTGGGGTGTATGTTTGTACTGGTGGTGGTAGTGATAAGTCGTCTGATTCCAGACATACTTTGAAGGTATTGCTGACAGATTTGGAGGTGGGATGTGAGATGAGTCAAAAGATGAGTTAATGGTCACTCCAGGAAGAGAGTTGCCATTATGAGttaggagaaaatgtttctggGGAAAGGTCGAGTGTCAGAGTTGCCTATTAGGTGTCCAGGTGGAGATGTTGAGTAGGCAGCTGGTTGTATGTGGCTGGAATTCAGTGGAAAGGCTGGAGATGTGACTCTGGGAGGCACCTGGGTAGAGGTGGCATCTGAAGTCACAAGACTGCAAGGGAGCATGAGTGGACTGATAAAGTATGgatagagacacagagagggctGGGTCTCAGTCCTAGGGCAACCCAGGAATAAAGGGAGACCAGGAGGAACCAGTAAAGGAAAAGCGAAGGAGGTAGAAAGCAATCCAAGAGAGTGGTTTCCTGGACACCACGTTTAGAAAGTGTGTCAAGAAGGGAGTGATTTGTTATGTCAAATGCTGCAGGCGGACCAAGAAAGATGAACGTTGAGAGGTGACCACGGGGTCTAGCAAAGTGGAGGCCACTGGCATCCCTGACAAGGGCAGTTTAGGTGGAGAGGTGGAGAGTGAAATCCTGGTTGGAGAGGTGGAAAGGAATGGGAAACAAACCTTTCTAGAAGTTTTGCTGTGAAGTGAAATAGAAATGAGAGGGTAGCTGGATGGGAACTggtcactttaaaaaaacagaacaaattaaaatatgttgCTAAAGCGTTGAGGATAATACAGAGGAGAGGATGATGGAGAAGTGGGGAGAATTGTTGGGGGGATATTTTAGAGAATATGCGAGAGGACAGGATTCAGTCCACAACTGTAGGACTCGGTGTCAGTAGGTAGTTTATACATAGTTACAGGAGGGAGGTGTGTAGGTGGGTAAATGAAGTGATGTGAACTTGTGAGTTTACTGAGCTCCACGATTTTCCTAGTGAAATAGGAAGCAACGTTATCAGGCAAGAGTAACGATGGAGAAGGAAATGATGGTGGTTTGATGACAGGAGAAATATGGCATAATTCTTCAGCATGACAGGCGGGGCCAGCTGAAGGGAATTTGAAACCGCGTTGAAAAGAACGCGGAGACGGCTACATTTTGTCTTGCGATGTTAGTCCCTCAAGGCGCTCAGTAGTCTGCGTCCGTTTCCTTGGAGACGGAGACGGGAGAGGGAGCGTCAGGTCTCCCTGCAATGTTTGAGTGGCCCTGGTTGCCGCGCGACCCACGTTGAGACAAGAAAGTTGGTGAAGCCGAATAAATAGGCATCCCCAAAGATCAAGGCCCCAAGGATTGAGGACTCTTCTTCCATTTTCCTCAATGGCGCGCGTCTTCCCAAAGTAGGTGAAAGGAGTAGCGCGGGCTGTTGGCGTGCGCATGCGTGTCCCCAACCTTGCCCCGGCTGGTCCTCGCCAGGTGGCCTCCCGCGGTCTTGGCCccgccctctccctgcccatTTCTCTCTAGACTGCTTTTTCCTCGCGTTCTTCCGCTCCGGGTAGGCTTGTGTCCATAGTAACTGCGCTTTCGGATTCGAGACCCATCGCCTGTTTCCGCTGCAAACGTTTGCCGCTTGCAGCCCCATGGGCTGGGAATGATGGGAGTTCTTTCCAACTCTTTCCAGACAGAGCCACGCTGGGATTTACTCCACAGCCCACCAGTTCCAGGTTCTGGTAAGTCCAGGAGGGCTAGGGCAGGTGTGGGGGGCTCGCTGACCATGGGCTTGCAGTCCGCCTGCCCTCAACCCCCACGGCGTGACTGTCCCGGGCGATAGAATCCAGAGACCTGAATTCCAGGCCAGGCTCTGTCACACATTTGCTGTGGGACCCGGAGTGTGCCTCTGACCTCACTTTTCTCACCACCTTATCAGGATGTAAGGGTATATTCTGTTGCTCTCTTATTTATCtctgattgctattctgctttCCTATTGGGTCTTTTCCATGCCTcctgtttctcacagttctttgTACCTCCTAGCCTGGATGTGCTTTGTAAATTCTGGCTGGCTGATAAAAAagtgatagctaacatttatggagcacttaccACATACTTCACAAATGTCGTCTCTTGG contains:
- the ZCCHC3 gene encoding zinc finger CCHC domain-containing protein 3, encoding MATGGGAEEERKRGRPQLLPPARPAARAEEAEGGREKMGWAQVVKNLAEKKGEFRESRPPRREEESGSGAGSGAGSGLGASAGLAPPGLGDFPPAGRGDTKGRRRDPPGEAADVRKKKGSAETGRRKKAEGAAMAAPARPGAAEDATERLPQDEQAAATGPAVGPGKGRFLVRICFQGDEGACPTRDFVVGALILRSIGMDPSDIYAVIQIPGSREFDVSFRSAEKLALFLRVYEEKREQEDCWENFVVLGRSKSSLKTLFILFRNETVDVEDIVTWLKRHCDVLAVPVKVTDRFGIWTGEYKCEIELRQGEGGVRHLPGAFFLGAERGYSWYKGQPKTCFKCGSRTHMSGSCTQDRCFRCGEEGHLSPYCRKGIVCNLCGKRGHAFAQCPKAVHNSVAAQLTGVAGH